The nucleotide window CTTGATAAGGGAGATACTGTAGACCTTATGGGTAAAATACAGCTTCAGGTAGCTGATGATAACACACTGCGCTTTGCCCCGACTCTTGACACCTCGGAAGCGGGTGAATACGAGCTGCGTGGGACTGTCTATGACAAGAGCATTAATGGTAATTCACTCATTAGCTGGACACCCCTTAACTTTGAAGGTTTCTATTACAACATAGACGAAGGAATTGGGACTGAAAACCTTACAGTGGAAGAGCTTAAAGACAGGAATATACCTTCAGATAAACTAGTCTACAAATCCACACCTCAGGCTGTTGATTTTGATCACAAAAAATGGGGCAATTTCACAGTTATTGGTTTCATGGCAGACAAGTACTTTGCCGGATACACTGATGACTCTGTTAATGGATCTGTTGATGATGTGAGCCTTCTTTCGAACAATATTCTCTGTAAAGTCCTTACCGACAACGACGACAAAAAGTCTATGGATTCGGGTTCTGCCCTTACCCTTGAAGATGGTTATTCTTTGAATATCGTGGAAGTAGATATCAATGGAAAATCTGTCAGGGTCCAGCTTGAAAAAGATGGTGATGTAGTAGATGAGGCATTCCTCCAATCGGGCGATGACTATGTCTATAAAACTGATCTTGGAAAAGCGGAAGATGTGCCCATAATCATTGCTCATATCGGTTCGGTTTTTCAAGGAAATGAAAATTCTGCTGTATTCATACAGGGTCTTTTCCAGCTCTCGGACCAGTACACCGAAATCAATAATGGAGATACTTTTGGAGAGATGGAGGTCACCGGTGTCTCTGAAAGTGGCATTACAATGAAAAACGATGATGATATCGGGCTTGACAAGGATGAGACTACTGAAATAATGGGCAATGTCAGTTTCAAGACTGCTGATGACAATACTCTCAGGTTCTACCCCTTCGTGAGTGTTGAAACTGGAGGTAATGGAAATGACAACAACTCACTGAAAATAGATGTGCCTGATAAAATCTATGCCGGAGATACGTTTAATATCGAAGTAACTGCTGGCAATAAGTCTATAGCAGGCGCTAATGTTTCGGTTAACGACAGTAGCATAGGTGAAACCGATAATGATGGAGTCATTGAATATACAGCCAAAGACGCCGGTACCTTCAAGATAACTGCAAAAAAGGACGACTATAAAACTGCAAACAAAAACATTAACGTCAGTGCCCCGAAAGAAGAAATGGTAATTACCGTTTCACCTGAGACAGTTTATGTTGGAGATACCCTGAATGTTGAGATTGTCAAAGCGATCGGTGGTGACCCAATTGAGGGTGCAGACGTATCGATTGATGGAAACATCATTGGTAAAACAGATTCCAGCGGAAAAATCACCTACAAGACAGATAAAAGTGGCAATTTTGAATTGGACGTAAAAAAGGAAGGATTTGAGGACCAGGAAGTAAACGTAAAAGTGAAAGACCTTGAAGCTACCTTCAAATACTCAAACCTGGTAATCAATCCTTTAGAGGTAAATGCAGGAAAGAACGCAACAATCTCAGTTAACCTAGGAAACACAGGCAATGCTGCAGGAAATGAAAGTGTAAAGTTGCTTATTAACGGAAACGTAAGCGCCTCAAAAGATGTTTCCCTGGGTGTTGGGAACAATACCACTGTAACCTTTGAGCACGCAGAAGAAGTGCCAGGAAATTACACGGTAGAAATTGGAGGAGAAACCGCAACCTACAATGTGAAAGAAAAGTCTTCCTTACTGTTCTACGCTCTTGGACTCATTGTCCTGTTAATAATTGGCGGAGCTGCTTATTATTTTACAAAGGGTGGCGGAAACATGGAAAAACTATCTGAGCAGATAAAGGAGCTTACTAACTCGATAAAATCCAAAAAATAAAGCAATCGGAAAATAAAGAATTCAGAAATAAAGAATTCAGAAATAAAGAATTCAGAAATAAAGAATTCAGAAATAAAGAATTCAGAAATAAAGAATTCAGAAATAAAGAATTCAGAAATAAAGAATTCAGAAATAAAGAATTCAGAAATAAAGAATTCAGAAATAAAGAATTCAGAAATAAAGAATTCAGAAATAAAATTCCGCGTTAATCCAAACGCGGAATTTTTCTATTTTTAAAAAACTATTCAAACTTGATTTAAGTCAGCATTCTTTCAGAATTTATTTGGTTTAAGTTCACAGTCTTTCAGAATTTATTTGGTTTAAGTTCACAGCCTTTTAGAGTTTTGCTGACAGATATTCAGTGTTTTTCATTTCAGGAAATTTTTTGTTCCGGCGAAGCAGCATTTGCTTCTAGTGCTAGATGTAGTTTTACTCCATCTTTTTGAGCGCAAGTTCGATAGCAACTATAAGGCTGTTCTTCGGGATCATGGTTGTTACTGGAATGTTGAGGATCTTTTCAACTGTAGGGCTCACTATAGGAGCGCAAACAAGGGCTTTTGCTCCATCTCTTTCAGCGTTAACGGCTGCTATTATGGCTTCTTCCATTGAGGTTGCCGAGTATTCCCTGATTGTGACCAGCCTACCAGCTATCTTTTTCTTTGTTTCTACAATGTTATCAAGCACTGAGCGAGTTGCAATCACAGCTATAAAATCTCCACTGTCTGTTTCTTTAATATCACGGATGGTTTTCACGATCTGACGGAGAGTTTTAATATTGGGATCCCGGTTCCCTGACAGGATTTTATAAAGGGTACTCGGAGGGATATTTGCTTTTTTGGCGAAATCCACTGCAGTAAGATTAAGATCCTCTTTTATTACAGTGGAAAGCGTTTTTTGGAAAACCTCATCGGACTCGAACGCGGATTTGATAACTTTGTCTGCAACATTCATAAAATTCAACCTTTTAAATTCCGTAAAGAATTTTTTACAACGGAAAATATTCTACATTTCACAGGAAATTTAGTCCTTAATGAGAAAATATATCCAGATATATTAATACATTTGGGATATAATCAAGGCTTCTTTGAGAGATTATATATAGGAAGTGTAAAAATATTAATACACCGTTAGGTATTTATTTTTTATTTTTACCAGGATTCTTATCTGAAGAAAAATAAACTTTATTGTAAAAGAGTTTATGGATAGTTTATGGAAAGCTGACAAAAAACTAGAAATTTGTTGATTTTTCAATAGGAGGGTACGCTTCCAAAAAACTACATTTTAAGGTGCCATTTTAAGTTATGAAAGTTACTATTATATGGATCAATATCAGTATATGGACTATTGTTAATATAGGAATAATTGTCAGTAACATAAGTAATTGTCAGTAACATAAGTAATTGTCAGTAACATAAGTAATTGTCAGTAACATAAGTAATTATCAATAAGATTATTACCAGTTCTAAGAGTATCGAGGTGAAACTTTGAAGAAATTAAGCATAATTGCACTTGTTTTATTAATGGTCACATCAATTTTCGTCTCTGGCTGCGCATCTAACGATGATAACAGTAATGAAAGCGGAGTTAATGAGACCTCTACACTTACTGAGCTGAACATTGGATATCAGCCAAGTACCCACCAGATTGCATATATGACTGCAGCTGAAAAAGGATGGTGGAAAGCAGACCTTGCACCATATGGGATTACGAAAATTAAAGAATATCAGTTTCCTACAGGAGCCCCTGAAATGCAGGCAATGCTAGCTGGGGATCTGGATGTTGCCTATGTTGGAGCAGCCCCTGTAATTACAGCTCTCAGCCAGGGACTTGATGCAAAGATTGTTGCACCTGTGCAGATAAACGGTTCAAGTCTTGTTCTTCGTAATGATCACAAATACGGAAGCCCTCAAGACTTAAAGGGTCTTAAGATCGCTACTTACCCACCGGGAACTATTCAGGATACCCTGCTAAGAAGCTGGCTCCAGAAAAATGGGCTTGATCCTGAAAAAGATGTGACAATCCTTGGAATGACACCAGGAGACGCTGTCACCGCTATTTCAGCTAAACAGGTTGATGCTGTATTCCTGCCTCATCCATCTCCGGCAGTTGTAGAAAAAGAAAATATTGGGCGTACCATAGTGCAATCTGGAGAAATGGAAGGAAACCATGCTTGCTGTGTACTTGTCGTAAGTGGAAAACTTATAAGAGAGCACCCCGAGATTGTGGAGCAGGTTGTAAAGACCCATATTAAGGCAACCGAGTATAACCAGGCACATATGGACGAAGCTGCCAAGATTTATTCAAACAAAACCACAGAGGATCTTGACACTGTAAAGAAATCTCTTCAGGAATGGGATGGAGCCTGGATTACAGACCCAGCCTTGATTGAAAACTCATCTGTCAATTACTCAGAGGTTCAGTATGAACTTGGTTATATTCCAAAATCCCTGACCAAGGAAGAAATCTTTGATACAAGCTTCTATGACAAAGCCATGAGTGAGAAATAAAGACGAGAATGACTAAAAGATAGAAATTGAATAAGGTATTAAACTGCCCTGGCTTTATAGGAGGCAGTTAAACCCTTATTTTTGTTTTGAAAAATGAAGTCTGCCGGAAAGATAAAAAAGTAAGAATCCTTTTAATTAGACATGAACATTAACTTCATAAAAACAACCAAAGAAAAAGGCATTGAAGCATTATCTCTCATAGTTGCAATTGCAATATGGCAGCTTGCAGCAGACGTGATTGTACAGAATAAATTTAAGCTGCCTAGTTTTTATGATGTGATAATCTCTTTTTCTGCAATTGTAAAGAGTGGGCTAATTTTTACAGATATATTCACAAGCCTAATTAACTTTTCAATTGGTATTGCTGGCGCTTTTGTAATCGGAATTCCCCTTGGAATAGCCATGGGATGGTTCAAAAAAGTAAATAGAGCAGCCGACCCTATAATAGAGATATTACGTCCTATCCCCCCAATTGCCTGGATTCCCTTTGCCATCATATGGTTTGGGCTTACCCACCAGGCTGCAGGCTTTGTTGTGTTTGCAGGTATGGTCTTTCCAATCATTATCAATACATATACTGGCTTTAAGAACGTACCAAAAGTTTATGTTGAAGCCGCAAGAGTTCTTGGTTGTACCCGAAACCTGGATCTTATACGTTATATTGCAATTCCCTCAGCTATGCCATCAATTGTTGCAGGAATCAGAATTGCTATGGGTGTAGGCTGGATGTGCCTTGTAGCTGCAGAAATGTTTGGGAGTGACAGCGGACTCGGATATGAGATATGGCACAATTACTACATGCACAGGATGGATTTCGTACTTGTCTATATGTTGCTGCTCGGATTTGTTGGCCTTTTAATTGACCGTTTCTTCAGGTATTATGTAGACGCAAAACTACTGAGATGGACATCAGGAACTGTGGTATAAGATGGGCAGAGTAAATGTAAAAAATGTTTCACGTGTCTTTACTAAAAAAGAAGATAACGGTAGTATGGAAGCTCTTCATGAAGTTAGCTTTGATGTTGAAGATGGGGAGTTTATCTGCCTTCTGGGGCCCTCTGGCTGTGGAAAAACCACTCTGCTTCGTATAATTGCTGGACTTGAAACCCAGACTTCAGGAGAAATTACACTCAATGGAATTCCTATAACGGGCCCGGACCCCAAAAGAGGAATGGTGTTTCAGCAATATTCATTATTTCCCTGGAGAACAGTTATCGATAATGTTACTTTTGGGCTTGAAATGCAGGGAATCAGTAAGACTGAAGCCAGGAAACAGGTGGAGAAATATATAGACCTTGTTGGCCTGGAGCAGTTCAAAAATAGCTATCCATATGAACTTTCCGGAGGTATGCAGCAGCGTGCAGCCATTGCACGAGCCCTTGCAAATGAGCCCGAAGTCCTTCTTATGGACGAGCCTTTTGGAGCCCTGGATGCCCAAACTAGAAATATCCTCCAGGATGAACTTCTGAAGATATGGGAACAAAAAAACGTGACCTTTCTTTTCGTAACTCATAGTGTGGATGAAGCAGTTGTTCTTTCGGACAAGATAGTGGTAATGACCGCAAGACCGGGAAGAATAAAAGAGATTGTAGAAGTAGACCTTCCTCGACCACGCTCCAGGACAAGTCACGAGGTTAACCTTTTGAGGGATCGTGTCTTGAAACTTCTGGAAGAAGAAAGGTTCCACAAGTAAAGTATACTAGGTAAAGTACCATTTTGAAAAAAACTAAGTAAATACACAGTCGTAAAGGCAAAGAATGAGAAAGAGAGATGAAAAGAGAATAAAAAATAGAAAGAACTGAGGAAAAGAGAATAAAAAAGGGAAAAAGAATAAAAAGGGAAAAAGAATAAAAAAGGGAAAGAGAATAAAAAAGGGAAAAAGAATAAAAAAGGGAAAGAGAATAAAAAGGGAATAAAAGTTAAAAGTTTGTTGGAAAAACCGATTGTTCTTCACCCCGAATAACAACTTTCGTTAATGGCTCTACTTTCCTGACAAGAGCTTTTCCAACAATCTCAAGCGTACCATCTGCTTTTACGGAGTCAATGACGCACCCCGGCCTGACGCGGATATCTCCCTGGCAGGCTGCAGCGCTTATTTTGGCTTTATCGAGAAGGAAAAGCTCAGAAATTGTTTCTATGTTACCCAGAATTTTTGCCCTTGAACAGACAAGAGCACTTCTGGCTTTTACATTGCCTCTAACAACCGAACCTTTTCCGAGTTCAAGCCTGCCAGTTACTGTGAGGTTCTTCCAAAACTTCACTTCCTGCCCGACAATTACGTTGCCATCCAGAGTAAGATTCTCATAAAGAAAAGCTCGTTTTTCAATAACGTAAGTATTGGACCTGGGGTGGTACTTGATAAAACTAACCATTAGAAATCACTCCGGGCTACTCTCCCGGTTATAGATATAAAGCAAATACTTGTTCTGCAAGGCATTTACAAAAATTTTGTTAATTGAATTTCCAAAGTATGATTGAATATCTATTATTTAACAGCATCGAATGTTCACTATCAGACGCCGTGAACAAGTAACTAAAGCATAAACTACATGCTAAAAAATAAGCGAAAAATAAATCCTATCAAAATAAACTGAGAAACATAAACATATCAAAATAAGCTGAAAAGGAAACAACCGGATAAAAGTACCGATAAAAGTAAAATACGAATTATAAGAAAAATAATTCCGGTAGTAAAGTATCCGGAGTGTAATTAATGTATGTGAATGGAAAAGAGACTGAAGAATTAGATATAGATATCATTTTTCAGTCTCGGTTTTTCTCGTTTGAAATGATCCTGCTTATTCAACGAGGCTGGCGAAACCGTATTTGGGGAGAACCCTTTCGATTTTAATCCGGACGTTATCGTCAACTTTGGTGCCTGGGACAAAGATAACAAAACCTTCAATACGAGCAATGCCATCTCCCTGACGAGCGATGTCCTGGATAGTTACATCGTAAACTTCGCCTTCTTCAACAGGAACAGAGCTACTTTCGTCTCTGAACATGAAAACCATTCCTAATGACTTAAATTGAAGTTGATATGATTTATTTCCTGTATTTACTCGACAACGCTTGCAAATGCAAACTTGGGAAGAACTCTCTCGACTTTAATCCGGACTTCGTCTCCAACTTTGGTGCCCGGGACAAAGATAACAAAACCTTCAATACGTGCGATGCCGTCTCCCTGACGAGCAATGTCCTGAATTGTTACATCGTAGACTTCGCCCTCTTCGACAGGGACTGAGCGACTTTCTTCTCTGAACATGAAAACCATTCCTTTAATTTACTTTCAATGTGATTCTTTATTTTCCTGCATTTACTCGACAACGCTTGCAAATGCAAATTTGGGAAGTACTCTCTCGACTTTAATCCGAACCTCGTCACCAACTTTGGTGCCCGGGACAAAGACTACAAAACCCTCAATACGAGCGATGCCGTCTCCCTGACGAGCAATGTCCTGAATTGTTACATCGTAGACTTCGCCCTCTTCGACAGGGACTGAGCGACTTTCTTCTCTGAACATAAAAACCATTCCTTTAATTTACTTTCAACGTAATTCTTTATTTCCCACGTTTACTCGACAATGCTTGCAAACGCAAATTTGGGAAGTACTCTTTCGATCTTAATCTGGACTTCATCGCCAACACTCGTATTCGGGACAAAAACTACAAAACCTTCGATACGGGCAATGCCGTCTCCCTGGCGAGCAATATCCTGAATAGTTACATCGTAGGTTTCGCCCTCTTCAATGGGCACAGGAGCACGTTCATCTTTAAACATTACATTCATTCCTTTAACTTCTATTAATTAGCTTAAGAAAGCTCCATCGACAGAAAAGAGTAAAAGCAGTACTTAACAAACCAAACTTGAAAACCCAAATTCAGGAAGTACACATTCTACTTAATCTATTTTCTACTTAATCTATTTGATTAACTGATCCCCAACAGAGCTTCGGATAAGTCAATTAATTGGTCATACTCATATTCGCTTGTATATAACGTTTTGCTTTCTTGTCTGTGAAAAAAGAAAAATAATGAAGTTTGAAAAACGTTCAATCCCTAGTTATAAGACTTCTGATTTCTAATTTCAAAGATACGCAAACAAGGACAATTCATTAAAAAAATAAAATTACTATGAATAAAAAAATATTTCTCTATTAAACTTAAAGATTTCTGAGGAAGATTTTTTTCAAAGAAAGCCCGAGTAAATTTTATAAATTAGGGTTCAATTTCGAAAAGATTAGAAGGATAATGGATTATACCGAAACCTATAAATAATTAAAGCTCCATTGTGAGAATCGTTCGCTCAATAAGAAAAACAATGTGTGGGCCCGTAGCTTAGTCAGGCAGAGCGATGGACTCTTAATCCATAGGCCGGGGGTTCAAATCCCTTCGGGCCCGCTATCGTAATCTATTTTTGAGAATTTTTTCACTGATTTTGAGCATTATTTTACTTATTTTAAACACTGATTTTGAGTATTATTTTACTTATTTTAAACACTGATTTTGAGTATTATTTTACTTATTTTAAAAATTCTTTTATTGATTTTGGTATTATTTAACTAATTTTAGGTATACTCTCAGTAATTAGGTTATAAGCTAATCCTAAAACTCAAAATTGCTTCTCTAAGTACAAGATCCGCATAACCAATGAATCTTCAACCACAAAAATAATTTTAAAATTTTACTAATTTGAAGGTAAAATTAGTTTTGGATAATTTCCTTATTAAAATATCAGTTATATATTTAAAACGATTAATTACTAAAAATCAGCAGTTGAAAACTGCTAAGTAAACCTTAAATATATAAAATATCTCATAGGTGCAGCTCTAATGCCAAAAGTAAGCGTTGAAATTCCTCAAGAACTTCTGGATGACCTCAACAAGCATGTAGGAGATAATAAAAAATTTGTCAGTCAATCTGATGCTATCCGAACCGCTATTCGAAAAATGCTAGATATGATGGACGAGATCGATAGAAGGCATGGGAGACTCGAGAAGTAATTAAAAATTTGGAAACGGAAGTTAACTGTGAAGACCAATTACAAAATCAATCATAAATCATAAATCAATCATAAAATCAATCAAAAAATCAATCAAAAAATCAATCATAAAATCAATCAAAAAATCAATCATAAAATCAATCAAAAAATCAATCATAAAATCAATCAAAAAATCAATCAAAAAAGCAAGCGGAAAAGTAATCAGAAAAGTGATTAAAAACTAATTAAATTTGATTAAAAGAATAAAAATAAAAGAAAAAGTAAAAACATTATAAAAGTACCCCTTTATTTCCACTGTGCTTTGATATCTGTCGACTATTTTTTGAGAAATCCAGGCTTATTGGATAGCTTCTACTGGAAGGAAAAACGAAGCCTGCTCTCTCAGGCTATGGCCTTTTAGGTCATGAATTTTTAAAATAAATTTCATATAGAAGCTATAAAAAAATAAGGATCAGAGAGATTCCCTGAAGTCTTTTATACCCTGAGCTACATTGGAAAGCAAGATGAAAGCTATTTTCTGGTTAGGCCAGGAGCCTAGCCCGCAATCAGGACCTACATACTTTATCAGATTGCCAAAACGCCTGTAGTACACCTTCAGTCTCTTAGTTATAGTAGCTGGGGTCTCAAGCCCGCTAACAATTTCTGGAAGATATTGTTGATCTTTCCAGACGTTAGTACAGTACTTTTCACTAATGATGCCTGCCAGGGTGTAGATGTCAGTTCTTGCAATCCCAAGCCTCAGGAAAGAGTCCGTATCCTCCAGAGTTTTCTTGTCTATCAATTCCAGATAAGAGGGCGTGCCTGCGGATTCTACTCCTATGACGTTTATTGTGGGGACTTGACAGGCAAGGTTATAGTAGAGAGGAGAATGAAGGTGAATCTGTACATCGGCTCCCCACTTGCTGGCAGCTTTTGAAGCGCTGGTAAGAGCAGAAATAATATCGTTCTCATCAAAAGCAAGCTCAGGGTTCAGCCCTATACTTGGTTCATCAATAGAAACTGTTGCAATTTTGAAATTTTTTGCAGATCGCATGGAATTTCTTACAAAGTTATTCACGCTTTTTGCAAAAAGAGAATAGATATCAGTATACCGTGTACCTCCGAATTCCTTCAGATAAAGTTCAGTTGGACCCGTTACACAGACCCGAACCTTGAGTGTCTCTCCGACTCTTTCCTTATAGGCTTTTGCAACCTTCTCTATAGCCTCAAGTTCCTCAATCCTGGCGCACTCAAGTTTTACCTCAAATGGGCTGTCACAGCAATTAGAGTCTCGAATAATCCTCAGGAACTGCTCATTCATATCCTGATACTGAGGATAGGTAGGAATATCAACACCTGCATCTACTTTTTGCTGAAAGGCGTCATTGATTACCGTAAAGAGTTTCTCATCTTCGGTTCTCGTTTTAAAGGCATTTTGGACCCATTCCTTACTGACTCCTTCAGGAAGGGGATAACTCCCAATATCGTCAAAGATGATTTCTTCCATATCCTCTTAGTAGACCTGTAAGGATTTAGCGTTATTGGAAAGACAGAAAAAATATAAAAAAAGAGACCTTTTGGAAAAACTTAAGTTTTGTTCGGTTATTCGATCACTTGAGAATTAAAAGGTTTATTCTCCCTGTTTTTTCTTCTCTGCATTAAACTCATTAATGCCTTTTGCTGTGTTTTCTAGAAGTTTGAAGGCAAGTTCCTGATCCGGCCAGAAAGCCAGCCCACAGTCCGGACTTGCATACTTTATCCGGTCTCCAAGGACAGAGTATGCCGTTTCAAGCCTCTTTTTAACTACATCGGAAGTTTCCAGGTCAGTAACGATTTTTTGCATGTACTCCTTTTCCTTCCAGACATTGACCCCATAATTTTCGTTGATAATACCTATAAGACTGGAAATATCGGTTCTCGAAACTCCGAGCCTGACATAAGTATTTGAATCCTCGAGCACTTTTTTATCCAGAAGGTTAAGGTAAGAAGGAGTTGCCGCATACTCAAAACCGATGACATTAATTGGGGTCTCGCAGACAAGTTTGTATTTTAACGGTGAATGCAGATGAATTTCCACATCAGCTCCCTGTTTCCGGGCGTAGGTAGAAGCGACTGTGAGAGCAGAGATTATATTGGCGTCAGAAAACTGGATTCTGTCATTTATCCCGAGACTCGGCTCATCCAGAGCTATGACCTTTATTTTGAAATTTTTCGCAGCTACAAATGCCTGTTTTATAAAATCTTCAATATCCAATGCAAGGATATGATAAGCGTCCGCATAACCCGTTGCTCCAAAGGCCTGGAGGTAGAGATCTGTCGGACCTCCAACACAAACCCTGACTTCAAGCATTTTTCCTGTCTCTTCCCTGTACTGTTTTGCAACCTCGTCAATTATCTCCAGCTCAAGGATCTTTGCATTTTCCTCTTTCAGTACATAAGGCTCATAACAGTTCTTTTCATCTTTAATAATGTCCAGAAATTGTCCTATCATATCCCTGAACTGAGGATAAGTGGGTACATGTATTCCCACATCGATTTTCCTCCGGAAAGCATCCCTTACCATAGAAAAAAGTTTCTCGTCTTCATCCCGGTTTTCAGCCGCAGTCTTCACCCATTCCCTTGTAATACCTTCAGGCATGGGAAGGCTGCCTCCATCAATAAAAGTAATATCTTGCATGCCTGTTATGTAAGACAGTATCAAGTATTATATGTATTGGAATTGATTTGAGGGGAAATTCAAAGTAAAGAAGTCAAAGTAAAGAAGTCAAAGTAAAGAAGTCAAAGTAAAGAAGTCAAAGTAAAGAAGTCAAAGTAAAGGAGAAAAGCAGATTTTATTTATAGATATCCCGTCGGTGCCCAATTTTAAGCACGAGTATTTTCAAGCATCTGCCCTGAATCTCCAGGATTACTCTATAGTCACCGACCCTCAAACGATAATTTGGAGACCCGGCTAATTTTGTTACATAGCGAAACGGATCCTCCTTCAACTCAGAGACCTTATGAAAAATGCGTTTTGCCAGCTGATGATCAAGTTTTCTGAGCTGATTGACCGCAGGGTCAGACCAGATGATTTGGTAGTGCATCAAAATCTCGCTCTTAGAATCAGCTTCTTAGAAACCTATCTCTTTTTTTAAATCTTCATGTGTTATGTATCTGCCTTCCTTAACAGCTTTTCGGGCAAGTTCGATTTCTTTTTTCGTTTCCTCATTTAGTTCCTGGACTTCTTCCAGTAACCGCTCAAGTACCTCGTTGTAAGTTTCCCGCTTATAGATCTTCATTTTTTCAAGAGCTTCTTTAGTGCTCTGTTTCACTTGAATGGTTGTTGTCTCAGCCATGTTTTACTCTATACAGAGAGATTTACTTATAGTTTGTTATAATCAGTTATAACAAACTATAGCGAGAAATTGACATAAATATAAATCGATTAGAGTGGATAAAATACTGAAGATTCTCAAGTACAGTTAAAGAAATTGGGTTAAAGAAAGTGGGTTAAAGAAAGTGGGTTAAAGAAATAGAAAATGAAATCGTGACTCATTTTTCTTCGGTTTCAAGATCTTCATCTTCCAATTCAAGTTCTGTCTGCAATTTAGATTCTTTTTTCTCTAAGACTTTCAAAAC belongs to Methanosarcina barkeri 3 and includes:
- a CDS encoding S-layer protein domain-containing protein, yielding MKKTSLQIFTAILVLGLFCGTAAAAPSIIAAVPGDNATVNKIVGQTQGFSVQTNESATIDWQVDGSTVSQTSYDSATNTSTLNHTVNQGTYNVKATVQSTGDNRTWSVTGGSNVPVITLSTPSSSTVNNNIGESRKFTATVSPTSNVTWYVDDVQVQKNESVTEASYTNTSATQGTHTIKVNAENENGSAESKSWTWKIPTTGGLSVNLDPSEGTISVDKGVSKTFKVNSSTDNQNVNVEWLVGDESKKKDEGVTYSSYDFEEDSAGNYTLKAVVSDPNGNYDSSTKTWTVTVGSTDNSTGNRIWEEGMPETYTWTAQSYSGFYYDLDSGVSSEEMTIKDIDRSIKSENIEYSTKPTKTDFEYNAWGSYQIIGFMAEKYFAGYTENSTVIDDDISPISEGILSKILIDSDDKKSANAGDSLVLEEGYSLNIVEVDINGKSVRVQLEKDGDVVDEAFLQSGDNYVYKTDLGKAEDVPIIIAHIGSVFQGNENSAVFIQGLFQISDQYTEVSNGDTFGEMKVTSVSSSEIKMENDDSVGLDKGDTVDLMGKIQLQVADDNTLRFAPTLDTSEAGEYELRGTVYDKSINGNSLISWTPLNFEGFYYNIDEGIGTENLTVEELKDRNIPSDKLVYKSTPQAVDFDHKKWGNFTVIGFMADKYFAGYTDDSVNGSVDDVSLLSNNILCKVLTDNDDKKSMDSGSALTLEDGYSLNIVEVDINGKSVRVQLEKDGDVVDEAFLQSGDDYVYKTDLGKAEDVPIIIAHIGSVFQGNENSAVFIQGLFQLSDQYTEINNGDTFGEMEVTGVSESGITMKNDDDIGLDKDETTEIMGNVSFKTADDNTLRFYPFVSVETGGNGNDNNSLKIDVPDKIYAGDTFNIEVTAGNKSIAGANVSVNDSSIGETDNDGVIEYTAKDAGTFKITAKKDDYKTANKNINVSAPKEEMVITVSPETVYVGDTLNVEIVKAIGGDPIEGADVSIDGNIIGKTDSSGKITYKTDKSGNFELDVKKEGFEDQEVNVKVKDLEATFKYSNLVINPLEVNAGKNATISVNLGNTGNAAGNESVKLLINGNVSASKDVSLGVGNNTTVTFEHAEEVPGNYTVEIGGETATYNVKEKSSLLFYALGLIVLLIIGGAAYYFTKGGGNMEKLSEQIKELTNSIKSKK
- a CDS encoding helix-turn-helix domain-containing protein: MNVADKVIKSAFESDEVFQKTLSTVIKEDLNLTAVDFAKKANIPPSTLYKILSGNRDPNIKTLRQIVKTIRDIKETDSGDFIAVIATRSVLDNIVETKKKIAGRLVTIREYSATSMEEAIIAAVNAERDGAKALVCAPIVSPTVEKILNIPVTTMIPKNSLIVAIELALKKME
- a CDS encoding ABC transporter substrate-binding protein — protein: MKKLSIIALVLLMVTSIFVSGCASNDDNSNESGVNETSTLTELNIGYQPSTHQIAYMTAAEKGWWKADLAPYGITKIKEYQFPTGAPEMQAMLAGDLDVAYVGAAPVITALSQGLDAKIVAPVQINGSSLVLRNDHKYGSPQDLKGLKIATYPPGTIQDTLLRSWLQKNGLDPEKDVTILGMTPGDAVTAISAKQVDAVFLPHPSPAVVEKENIGRTIVQSGEMEGNHACCVLVVSGKLIREHPEIVEQVVKTHIKATEYNQAHMDEAAKIYSNKTTEDLDTVKKSLQEWDGAWITDPALIENSSVNYSEVQYELGYIPKSLTKEEIFDTSFYDKAMSEK
- a CDS encoding ABC transporter permease — protein: MNINFIKTTKEKGIEALSLIVAIAIWQLAADVIVQNKFKLPSFYDVIISFSAIVKSGLIFTDIFTSLINFSIGIAGAFVIGIPLGIAMGWFKKVNRAADPIIEILRPIPPIAWIPFAIIWFGLTHQAAGFVVFAGMVFPIIINTYTGFKNVPKVYVEAARVLGCTRNLDLIRYIAIPSAMPSIVAGIRIAMGVGWMCLVAAEMFGSDSGLGYEIWHNYYMHRMDFVLVYMLLLGFVGLLIDRFFRYYVDAKLLRWTSGTVV
- a CDS encoding ABC transporter ATP-binding protein → MGRVNVKNVSRVFTKKEDNGSMEALHEVSFDVEDGEFICLLGPSGCGKTTLLRIIAGLETQTSGEITLNGIPITGPDPKRGMVFQQYSLFPWRTVIDNVTFGLEMQGISKTEARKQVEKYIDLVGLEQFKNSYPYELSGGMQQRAAIARALANEPEVLLMDEPFGALDAQTRNILQDELLKIWEQKNVTFLFVTHSVDEAVVLSDKIVVMTARPGRIKEIVEVDLPRPRSRTSHEVNLLRDRVLKLLEEERFHK
- a CDS encoding polymer-forming cytoskeletal protein, which gives rise to MVSFIKYHPRSNTYVIEKRAFLYENLTLDGNVIVGQEVKFWKNLTVTGRLELGKGSVVRGNVKARSALVCSRAKILGNIETISELFLLDKAKISAAACQGDIRVRPGCVIDSVKADGTLEIVGKALVRKVEPLTKVVIRGEEQSVFPTNF
- a CDS encoding TRAM domain-containing protein, which codes for MFRDESSSVPVEEGEVYDVTIQDIARQGDGIARIEGFVIFVPGTKVDDNVRIKIERVLPKYGFASLVE
- a CDS encoding TRAM domain-containing protein — translated: MFREESRSVPVEEGEVYDVTIQDIARQGDGIARIEGFVIFVPGTKVGDEVRIKVERVLPKFAFASVVE
- a CDS encoding TRAM domain-containing protein is translated as MFREESRSVPVEEGEVYDVTIQDIARQGDGIARIEGFVVFVPGTKVGDEVRIKVERVLPKFAFASVVE